The nucleotide window CGGTCTGGTTTTGTGCTTATTTGTGACAGAAGGATGATGGATCGATCCGGGTTGTTTCCCCTTGTTCTTTTGACAGTGTTGGCCTCCAGGATCGCCGCCTACGATTACAgccaatgtgagttcaagtgttTTCAGCActataaatgttataatttcCCCAGAAACACCTTGACCAAAATGACAAATGCTCCCAGAAAGCTGACTTTTTCTACTGTAACATGTCCAAAAACCATCATATGATGTCCACGATATTTTCCAGGTAATTTAGCTGGAGTATATTTACCAGCGTTCTATCACCATAAGATCATCAAATTAAGAGAAAGATCATGCCATGACTGGATAGcaatattcatacatacatccatcACCATTTATTTGGTATCTGTCTGACCAttatttgtcttatttttacCTAGTGCTAGGGAATTTCGCCACTTACACCACACTCCTTAAAGCGCATGCGCCGCTGTCTGTGTTCACCTACATCAGTGCGACCACTACCATTTTGTAGAAAAAACCTTGAACAACGCCGTTTTAACAGGTATCATGATGATTATGCAGAacgtgatgtcagaaaacacaaacactctgCCTTAATCTTTCtttctaataatattttatatagtaTCCATGCAATCTCTTTATCTATATTActcacaacatgattctaatcatcacctgaaacaattttgtcAAACAGTTCTGTGCAAGGACATCCGTGATGAGGCTAAGCGTAAAACAAGCCTACGTGAGTTGTACTGGCTCCAAAAGTCAAACTTGCCTTGTTGCGGTGGCAGTGATGAAAAGCGAGCGTGGACAGTggtacatgcgctgtaaggagtatgcagCACACTCATCTTAAGAAATGATCAATGCGTGTACTTTGCAATACATTTGAATGGGTGTCGTATGTAGGCTAAAGGTCAGTCGGCTCAACACTTATCTGGGCACGATTTCTTCACCAAGACTTGATTACTCATGGGCCTATTAttgggcctacatgtactattaACGTTCGACAAAAGCGAACTGCGTGTATATTTTATGAGAATGATCAAACTACACTAGAGCTTTGACTCGAACCTAATACAAAAAAATCTTGGTAGAATTATGGAATTAAAATGTATCGAGGCATGTTTGAGCGAGCATTTGCtgggtaattacatgtaactccGCCCACTTCATTAGCACTTGGGCAGTAACATCGCGTTTTGGAGTCCATTTTCTGCTGACCATATAAAAACTGCAGCGCTTAACTATAGAAATCTTGTTAGATAACAGATATTTTTGAGAACAACATGAAACACCAAGTaagttaaaacaaatatatttttaacttCACGATGTGagaaattgtgttttttatagGGGTTTTTTCTTGACCCTCAGGCAATCCTTACGAGGACTTGCTTCCAGTTAGGAGAAAGAGAAGGGCATATGTTTGTTGGCTCCCTGGAGTTCAGTGTCGTTTTGGAATATGATTTCTGTCATAGTACGACGTGGCTCTTTTTTCCGGCGAACTCCAGTGCCTCTTGTGAAGGCAAGAGGCTCCACAAAGcaagaatataaaaaaattataacatagagattaaaaccagggCAGCACGATGACAGTATGATAATTGGCGAATAGTCActcgtaaccagtgaaataaggcctcttgaCAGTTACAGAGGGATTGCCTTTTCTGTTAAGTGGAATGAAGCGATGCATCAAGGTTGTCAGATTGTATGCCGCTTGATCCAACTCTGGAATCCAAAATCTAGATCTTCGACTGGCgtgttttatatttaacctGAAAAGATAAAACACAGTTTACCAACAACTTGCAATGACAGAAAATATTCAGGTCCTGATTAATTGGTTGGTTACTTTCTTAATATTTTTCGCCCTTGATATTGGATTTTTTCTTGGATTTGAGCTGAATAACCCTCAatgaatttttcagaaatacaagTAGATCTCTAGAGACTGACGAGTAGTTTCTTTGTTTGAATTTGGTTTCAGGTCAGTCTGTTTCAACATTATGTTTGGTGTTAATATGGTTATCTGTCGAATTAACAAATGCTGTTTTCCTATTAAATTCGTGCATGCTAACCCTTATATATAACCCTTCCTTTCAGACGATCTTAGCAGCATGTGCGGTGGCGGACTACTGTTTTCTAACATGGGCGCTATCATCGTTAAACTGGACACAAGTGGACTACGTCCTAACATTAACTGTTCAGTCAGCTACTCAACGGGCAGACATCGCCGGATAACAGTGCGATTCAGTTCCATGAACCTACCCGGTAATTTTGATTGTTGGGAAAACAAAGTGGATCTGTACGACGGCAAACTCCTGCCACAAAACCGCATGACAGGTAAGACTGTACTCTTTTTCTCGtcatttgttttgtgaaaaatttactTATACCCCAAACACAGTAAACGGCTCGCTGGAATACTGGATAGCTAGCTTAACTGATGGGACACGGATTAGGTTTCGTAACCAGAAGTCTATTTTAGACACCAACAATAACCTGAGACAGTTGTAACTACCAAGGTAATGTATGTCACTGTATATAATGCTGTTAGCTGTTAAAGTAATGTATGTCACGGTATATAATGCTGCTAGTTACCAAGGCAATGTGTGTCACAGTATATAATGCTGCTAGCTACCAAGGTAACGTGTATCACGGTATATTATGCTGTTAGCTACTAAAGTAATGTATGTCACGGTATATAATGCTGTTAGTTACCAAGGTAACGTGTGTCACAGTATATAATGCTGCTAGCTACCAAGGTAACGTGTGTCACGGTATATAATACTGTTAGCTACTAAGGTAATGTATGTAAAGGTATATAATGCTGTCCTGGTTGCAATCTTGTTAGCGTTATTATTAAAGCAAATGTACgcttttgtattttataaatgtatttattcattaatgttCTTAGCGTTTAATGCACACAACTTTGAGCACAGAAACAATGCCTGCATTGATACGCGTAATCTGTCTTGTTTCGCTTCATGGTCCACTTTGTGTCATGTTTTACAATTTGTGACGCCAGTTAATAACATACATGTTCCTGACTCTCGTGTCTTCAGGACCAAATGGTCTGTGCGGATATGACGTGGACAGGACGTACACAACGACAGGAGAGAGAATCTACATACAGTTCCGCAGTCACGTGGGCTACGAGGGAAGAGGCTTCACCATTTACCTGACGGACTTTTATTCAAGTAATGCCACGGCTTCTTCCCTCACACCATATACTGGCATGTCAACCCATGCAAGTTTCTAAGTTTGCAGAGTTAAAA belongs to Liolophura sinensis isolate JHLJ2023 chromosome 9, CUHK_Ljap_v2, whole genome shotgun sequence and includes:
- the LOC135475545 gene encoding suppressor of tumorigenicity 14 protein homolog, with the translated sequence MMDRSGLFPLVLLTVLASRIAAYDYSQYDLSSMCGGGLLFSNMGAIIVKLDTSGLRPNINCSVSYSTGRHRRITVRFSSMNLPGNFDCWENKVDLYDGKLLPQNRMTGPNGLCGYDVDRTYTTTGERIYIQFRSHVGYEGRGFTIYLTDFYSNGPCRTGEFQCDNGWCIDGFLRCDGWDNCEDRSDESASRGCDLHYLFTPWVIAVLSLLGLLFLGICLALITVVSRRVSRRSSYTQIKH